A single region of the Drosophila miranda strain MSH22 chromosome 2, D.miranda_PacBio2.1, whole genome shotgun sequence genome encodes:
- the LOC108154453 gene encoding calcineurin subunit B isoform X1, which produces MGGCCCRNPTSPYPTVPMEFMDSLKSKTQLKPTQIQYLYNRFCQISGEYRPNQVQKYNFYSGLLSLNPLLPTILNCMFADKNVITFVEFAMFLSTFQAHSLKTKRGVKNEGKDRKLNYLFSMYDHNKDGRITKVDLVIIVHKLFAHMMDHLQIMRIVDTMMTEMDCTDTNQISFRDFCKAFEVFDMAEMMVTFIPEFRGRSNDDGKSSKWFCWK; this is translated from the exons ATGGGTGGATGTTGCTGCAGAAATCCCACATCTCCGTATCCCACAGTCCCAATGGAGTTTATGGATAGCCTGAAGAGTAAGACACAAC TGAAACCCACACAGATACAGTATCTGTACAATCGATTCTGTCAAATTTCTGGCGAATATCGTCCTAATCAGGTGCAGAAGTACAACTTTTACTCGGGCCTGTTGTCCCTGAATCCCCTGCTGCCAACAATTCTGAACTGCATGTTCGCCGATAAGAATGTGATCACCTTTGTAGAGTTTGCCATGTTCCTGAGCACCTTCCAGGCGCACTCACTGAAGACCAAGAGGGGCGTCAAGAACGAAGGAAAAGACCGCAAGTTGAACT ATCTGTTCAGTATGTATGATCACAACAAAGATGGGCGCATCACCAAG GTGGATCTAGTGATCATAGTGCACAAACTATTCGCGCATATGATGGATCATTTGCAGATCATGCGCATAGTGGACACAATGATGACGGAAATGGATTGTACGGACACTAATCAAATATCATTCCGGGACTTCTGCAAGGCCTTTGAGGTCTTCGACATGGCCGAAATGATGGTCACCTTTATACCCGAGTTCCGGGGACGTTCCAACGACGATGGGAAATCTTCAAAGTGGTTTTGTTGGAAGTGa
- the LOC108154453 gene encoding calcineurin subunit B isoform X2, whose product MFADKNVITFVEFAMFLSTFQAHSLKTKRGVKNEGKDRKLNYLFSMYDHNKDGRITKVDLVIIVHKLFAHMMDHLQIMRIVDTMMTEMDCTDTNQISFRDFCKAFEVFDMAEMMVTFIPEFRGRSNDDGKSSKWFCWK is encoded by the exons ATGTTCGCCGATAAGAATGTGATCACCTTTGTAGAGTTTGCCATGTTCCTGAGCACCTTCCAGGCGCACTCACTGAAGACCAAGAGGGGCGTCAAGAACGAAGGAAAAGACCGCAAGTTGAACT ATCTGTTCAGTATGTATGATCACAACAAAGATGGGCGCATCACCAAG GTGGATCTAGTGATCATAGTGCACAAACTATTCGCGCATATGATGGATCATTTGCAGATCATGCGCATAGTGGACACAATGATGACGGAAATGGATTGTACGGACACTAATCAAATATCATTCCGGGACTTCTGCAAGGCCTTTGAGGTCTTCGACATGGCCGAAATGATGGTCACCTTTATACCCGAGTTCCGGGGACGTTCCAACGACGATGGGAAATCTTCAAAGTGGTTTTGTTGGAAGTGa
- the LOC108157761 gene encoding homeotic protein empty spiracles yields MVTCGRQTFNMLPMAPTSPFVSSSSTAAAAAPAPAPAPASAAVSVSVSVPISATTTAATNATSKPKLAFSIDSIVGESTTRSAPLRVSVIASPPRSESPSSPTTSGRRTPRGFIYCRRRDSLDRSRSPPRSPLSRSPSPAPNGNGNPAAGAHPSHAGVMGGLIRPLALPAPPNLALISQARTSPPSVVVRPPAGVPPGPPPPPFLAAQFQMAAALAHHHQQQQQQQQQQQQQHPHPPVPTGPPHGPPPHLPPGHPLGIFPGGPHPGHPPPHGHHPFGAAPHLIRDSYPLYPWLLSRHGRIFPRFPGNFLFQPFRKPKRVRTAFSPTQLLKLEHAFEGNHYVVGAERKQLAQVLSLTETQVKVWFQNRRTKHKRMQQEGGDGSDTKSNKGSSSGGGGGDGDEDAQKDGSQHSYDDAEEAEEDDDIEEDDEDEVIDMEDYGSDMDAEEHQRLREQFQQQLAQHQQQFLQQQQQPGEPPALTPQQQHQLLQQHQQHFQQQQQQQQFIQQQQMYLRERERERERERSLDREREK; encoded by the exons ATGGTCACGTGCGGCCGTCAAACGTTCAACATGCTGCCAATGGCGCCGACAAGTCCTTTTGTCAGCAGCTCCTCCAcggcagccgcagcagccccggccccggcaccggcaccggccTCCGCCGCCGTATCCGTGTCCGTATCCGTACCCATCTCCGCCACAACCACGGCCGCGACGAATGCCACCAGCAAGCCCAAGCTGGCCTTCAGCATCGACTCCATTGTGGGGGAGTCCACGACGCGGTCCGCTCCTCTGAGAGTCAGTGTGATTGCCTCGCCGCCGCGGAGCGAGAGTCCCTCGTCGCCCACGACCAGCGGCCGGAGGACACCGCGAGGATTCATCTACTGCCGGAGACGGGACTCCCTGGATCGATCGCGGAGTCCCCCGCGCTCGCCGCTTAGTCGTTCACCCTCGCCAGCGCCAAATGGGAACGGGAATCCCGCTGCAGGCGCTCATCCATCGCATGCCGGTGTCATGGGAGGCCTGATCCGTCCACTAGCTCTGCCGGCACCGCCAAATCTAGCTTTAATCTCGCAGGCCCGCACCTCACCGCCATCCGTGGTGGTCCGACCGCCGGCTGGTGTTCCGCCGGGTCCGCCGCCACCACCGTTCCTTGCCGCCCAGTTCCAAATGGCCGCCGCCCTGGCccaccatcaccagcagcagcagcagcagcagcaacaacagcagcagcagcatcctcATCCGCCCGTGCCAACAGGACCGCCGCATGGTCCGCCCCCGCATCTGCCGCCCGGCCACCCATTGGGCATCTTTCCGGGCGGGCCACATCCAGGGCACCCCCCGCCCCATGGCCATCATCCCTTCGGGGCGGCTCCTCATCTCATCCGTGATAGCTACCCGCTGTATCCCTGGCTGCTGAGTCGCCATGGACGCATATTTCCACGTTTTCCAGGCA ATTTCCTGTTCCAGCCCTTTCGCAAGCCGAAGCGAGTCCGTACCGCCTTCTCGCCGACGCAGCTGCTCAAGTTGGAGCACGCCTTCGAGGGGAATCACTACGTGGTCGGGGCGGAGCGCAAGCAGCTGGCCCAAGTACTGAGCCTCACCGAAACACAG GTTAAGGTATGGTTCCAGAACCGGAGGACGAAGCACAAGCGAATGCAACAAGAGGGCGGCGATGGCAGCGACACCAAGAGCAACAAGGGCAGCTCCTCCGGGGGCGGTGGCGGCGATGGTGATGAGGATGCCCAGAAGGATGGCTCTCAGCACAGCTACGATGATGCCGAGGAGGCAGAGGAGGACGACGATATCGAGGAGGATGACGAGGACGAAGTGATCGACATGGAGGACTACGGCAGCGACATGGATGCCGAGGAGCATCAGCGTCTGAGAGAGCAgttccagcagcagctggcgcagcaccagcagcagttcctccagcagcagcagcaacctgGGGAGCCACCCGCACTTAccccccagcagcagcaccagctattgcaacagcaccagcaacatttccaacagcaacagcagcagcaacagttcatccagcagcagcaaatgtaTCTGAGAGAGCGCGAGCGGGaaagagagcgggagagatCTCTGGACAGGGAAAGGGAGAAGTAA